The Dethiosulfovibrio peptidovorans DSM 11002 nucleotide sequence TTTCTGACAGGGCCACCGGGGCGCCGAGGGCTGCGCATTTCTCCTCGACCAGCTTGAGCTCCTCGGGAGTGTCGGTGGGGAAGGCGTTGATCGCCACCACCACGGGAAGCCCGAAGTTCTTCATGTTCTCTATGTGTTTCTCCAGGTTGGGAATGCCGGCGGCGAGAGCGTCCATATTAACCTCGCCCAGCTTGTCCTTGGAAACTCCCCCGTGCATCTTGAGGGCCCTCACCGTGGCCACTATCACCACCGCGTTCGGCTTCAGACCGGCCAGACGGCACTTGATGTCCAGGAACTTCTCCGCGCCCAGGTCGGCGGCGAAGCCCGCCTCGGTCACGAAATAATCCGCCAGTTTTAGGCCGTACTTAGTGGCCATGACGCTGTTGCAGCCGTGGGCTATGTTGGCGAAGGGACCGCCGTGTATGAAGGCCGGAACGTGCTCCAATGTCTGCACCAGGTTGGGTTTGAGGGCGTCTTTCAGCAGCATCGCCATGGCTCCCTGGGCCCTCAGGTCACCTGCCGTCACAGCCTTGCCTTCGTAGTCGTAGGCGACGATGATCTTGGCGAGCCTCTCCTTGAGATCCGAGATCCCCGAGGCGAGACAGAGAATGGCCATCACCTCCGAAGCCACCGTTATGTCGAAGCCGTCCTCTCTGGGCATGCCGTGGGGCTTGCCTCCTAGGCCTATGACTGTATGTCTCAGGGCCCTGTCGTTCATGTCCAGAACCCTCTTCAAGACGATCCTGCGGGGATCGATGTTCAGCTCGTTGCCCTGCTGTATCGAGTTGTCCAGCATCGCGGCGAGGAGGTTGTGGGCCGAGGTTATGGCGTGGAGGTCTCCGGTGAAGTGGATGTTGATGTCCTCCATAGGCACGACCTGGCTGTAACCACCTCCGGCGGCTCCGCCCTTGACTCCGAAAACCGGGCCAAGAGATGGCTCTCTGAGGGCCAGGGTGGTCTTCTTTCCCAGCTTGGCCAGGGCCTGGGCTAGACCTACCGACGTGGTGGTCTTTCCCTCTCCCGCCGGGGTGGGGGTAATGGCCGTCACCAGGATAAGCTTACCGTCCTCGTCATCCTTGATGCGGTTCCACAGATCGTAGGACACCTTGGCCTTGTATTTGCCGTAGTGTTCCAGGTCGTCCTCCTCTATGCCGAGTTGGGCCGCCACCTCCGTTATGGGTTTCATCTTAGCCTGCTGGGCTATCTCGATGTCCGAGAGAAATGCCATGTAAGAACTCCTCCTTCTCTCTCTTATCGCGATATCCCTCCGAATCTGAGTTTTTCGGAGGGATATCGCGATTATAGTCTCAAAATACAGATAGTGATACTAGGCTTGACCGCCTTTTTTGACGTATTCACGGATTCTTGCTGCCAAAACGGCTCCTCTGTTTTCCAGTGAGGAGATCTTCTTCGTCGTATCCGATGCGAAGGTCTCGTCTTTTATGGAGGGGAGGTTTATCTCTACGTTCATCACCGCCCCCTTAAGTCCCGAGTAGGCCATATCGGCCCCGACCCCCAGGTCGCTTAAGGCGTTGGAGTTCCCTTTGCCGAGCATGCCATCGGCGAGCTCCATTATCTCCAGACAGGCTTCGGCTATGGTCAGAGGAGATCGTATAGCCGCCTTGTAGCCCTCCTGTATGGCGGCACTTCTGGCTTTTTTTTGCTCGTCCGTTTCCTTGGGCATCTTGAAGGCCGCCATTACTTCGTTGAACGCATTCGTATCGACATCTATATAGCCTATAAGATCTTGTCCCAATGAGCCGCTTCTCGCCATCGTTTTTTCGGCGTTTTCACTAACGTTCTCGTAGCCTTTCTTGCCCATGGTGAGATTGCATACCATAGAGACTAGCCCGGCTCCCATAGCCCCGGAAAGGGCGGCTACACTTCCTCCTCCAGGAGCGGGGGAGTCGGATGATAGCACTTGGTAAAATTCTTTAAGGCTCATGTCCACCAGCATCGATCTATTCCTCTCCCACCAGCGCGAGTATGTTGTTTTCCACTATCTGATTGTAGTCGAAATCGACTAAGCGGAGGAAGTACTCGGCACAGTTGATGAGAGCCTTCTGTCTCAATGTGCCACAGACCTGGGTGCCTATGATGCTCAGTCCGTATCTCTTGGCCTCGTTCTCTATTACCTGGAAAGCCCTGTAGATGGGGGTCTGATCGATATCGAACATATTCATGGATACCGCTACGTTATCGTATCCGTCCGGCTTGAAGGCGACGGATCGGATGGTGCTGAAGCCTCCGCTAGGGCCTCTCATCATCTTGGCTATTCTCTTGCCTATCTCTATATCGATGGTGCTTAGAAGAACGTTTATCGCCACCAGATTGCTAGTGGCGGCACTGACGATGGTCGCTCCCGCTGAGGGATGTAGCTTGGCAGGTCCTAGATCTGGAGCCCTTTCAGGCAGATGGACGACCTCTTTCAATCCTTCATACTGTCCTTTCCTGATGTATCCCAGCTCCCTGCGTTCCGGAGTTCTGGCGTTTTCGCCGCTGAAATATACGGGAACCTGGAATCTCTCGAAAAGGGCGGTCCCTACCTTTTCCGCGAACTCGGCGCATTCTTCGAGAGTTACGTTCATGAGAGGGAATACCGGTATGGTGTCCTGCGCTCCGATTCTGGGATGAGATCCTTTCTGTTTTTCCATGTCTATGAGCTCGTAAGCCTTTTCTGCCATGTTCAAGAGAGCTTCCATGAGAGGCTCCGGCTCGCCTATACACTCGATGACGGTACGGTTGAAGTCGGCGTCGGGAAAGAAGTCGATTAGTTTAACCCCTTTTACGTTCTTGATTTCGCCCACTATGGCTTCGATCACCTCTGTACGACGTCCTTCGCTGAAGTTGGGAACTGCGTGGATGTATTTCTTTTTCTGATCCATTAATATCGCCTCCGTGATATACTACTCGCGTAGATGAAGTTTTTTGTTTTTTCGAGGGATGAGCGGATTGTGGGATCCGCTCATCCCTTTTTTGTCTCTTATTGGATTAGTTTCCTGACGCCTCTTTTTCCGCCTCGGCGATTTCTTCCCTCAAAGTGGCGAGAATGTCCTCGGCTAGTTCGGGGTTGCCGGATATCTTTATGTAAGTACTATCGGTCTTCTTGGATAATTCCTGGAATTTTGCTCTGGCCTCGGGGGTTATGGCTACCACCTTCTGGCTTGATTTCATCTTGGCCTTGATCATGTCCATCCTCTTATCGTTAAGCTCCTTCTGGATTTTATATCCAAACGGACGGAGCTCGTCGACCGCTTCGAGAACGATTTTCTGGATGTCCTCGGGCAGTTTCTCGAAGAATCTCTTGTTCACCATGGTCTGCATGATGTAGATCTTGTGGGCCGACTCGATGTAATAGTCCTGGACCTCCATGAACTTCATCTCCTGGACTATATAGGGGGCGTTTTCCTGACCGTCGATCATGTTGAGCTGAAGACCGCTGTAGACCTCCATGAAGGGGACCGGAGTCGGATTGGCACCGTACACCTTATAGGATTCCACTATCATTGGAGACGGCATGGTCCGCATTTTGAATCCCTTGAAATCCTCGGGAGTAAGAAGGGGCTTGTTGGCGGTCCAGTCCATGGCTCCCTCGCTCCAGTAGGCCAGTACCTTGACTCCCTGTCTCTCGTAGGCGCTGGAGAGCATCTCGTTAAGTGCCTTGCTAGTAGCGAGGACTTTCTCGTTGACCTCCTGGTTGTCGGAGAAAAGAAATTGCATCGAGAAGATCTGGTTTTCCGGAACGATGCTTCCTACCTGACCGGCTCCGTCGAGT carries:
- a CDS encoding formate--tetrahydrofolate ligase, producing MAFLSDIEIAQQAKMKPITEVAAQLGIEEDDLEHYGKYKAKVSYDLWNRIKDDEDGKLILVTAITPTPAGEGKTTTSVGLAQALAKLGKKTTLALREPSLGPVFGVKGGAAGGGYSQVVPMEDINIHFTGDLHAITSAHNLLAAMLDNSIQQGNELNIDPRRIVLKRVLDMNDRALRHTVIGLGGKPHGMPREDGFDITVASEVMAILCLASGISDLKERLAKIIVAYDYEGKAVTAGDLRAQGAMAMLLKDALKPNLVQTLEHVPAFIHGGPFANIAHGCNSVMATKYGLKLADYFVTEAGFAADLGAEKFLDIKCRLAGLKPNAVVIVATVRALKMHGGVSKDKLGEVNMDALAAGIPNLEKHIENMKNFGLPVVVAINAFPTDTPEELKLVEEKCAALGAPVALSEIWAKGGEGGIDLAEKVIAACDEKNDFHFLYDEKLSPKEKITKIATEIYGADGVSFTDKAEKDLKAIHDLGLDDLLICMAKTQASISDDPAKKGRPTGFTVTVREVRASAGAGFIVAITGSIMTMPGLPKKPAALAIDVDENGRISGLF
- a CDS encoding cyclodeaminase/cyclohydrolase family protein; amino-acid sequence: MLVDMSLKEFYQVLSSDSPAPGGGSVAALSGAMGAGLVSMVCNLTMGKKGYENVSENAEKTMARSGSLGQDLIGYIDVDTNAFNEVMAAFKMPKETDEQKKARSAAIQEGYKAAIRSPLTIAEACLEIMELADGMLGKGNSNALSDLGVGADMAYSGLKGAVMNVEINLPSIKDETFASDTTKKISSLENRGAVLAARIREYVKKGGQA
- the ftcD gene encoding glutamate formimidoyltransferase; translated protein: MDQKKKYIHAVPNFSEGRRTEVIEAIVGEIKNVKGVKLIDFFPDADFNRTVIECIGEPEPLMEALLNMAEKAYELIDMEKQKGSHPRIGAQDTIPVFPLMNVTLEECAEFAEKVGTALFERFQVPVYFSGENARTPERRELGYIRKGQYEGLKEVVHLPERAPDLGPAKLHPSAGATIVSAATSNLVAINVLLSTIDIEIGKRIAKMMRGPSGGFSTIRSVAFKPDGYDNVAVSMNMFDIDQTPIYRAFQVIENEAKRYGLSIIGTQVCGTLRQKALINCAEYFLRLVDFDYNQIVENNILALVGEE
- a CDS encoding DctP family TRAP transporter solute-binding subunit — translated: MSKHTIMAILAATFALTVATTAFGAPKYQWRLAEEEITGSVCDVYANEFARLLKEKSDGEIQLDIYPLGTLGSPKEIFELCQNGAIEFVLDGAGQVGSIVPENQIFSMQFLFSDNQEVNEKVLATSKALNEMLSSAYERQGVKVLAYWSEGAMDWTANKPLLTPEDFKGFKMRTMPSPMIVESYKVYGANPTPVPFMEVYSGLQLNMIDGQENAPYIVQEMKFMEVQDYYIESAHKIYIMQTMVNKRFFEKLPEDIQKIVLEAVDELRPFGYKIQKELNDKRMDMIKAKMKSSQKVVAITPEARAKFQELSKKTDSTYIKISGNPELAEDILATLREEIAEAEKEASGN